In Dermacentor silvarum isolate Dsil-2018 chromosome 2, BIME_Dsil_1.4, whole genome shotgun sequence, the following proteins share a genomic window:
- the LOC119440012 gene encoding adult-specific rigid cuticular protein 15.7: protein MFLKLHVLFVCVFVEAYALEHHQLNQAGYVDLGFAGYAAAPAPNRRYDAYASPPQPYSFGYDNVDEYGNQQFRSEQGDSNNAKTGSYGYRDANGLYRRVNYVADANGFRATVDTNEPGTAPGASADAVFNAAPVVPPVPSGAAQIAAPAAFAARAVAPYNAGGYSGYGRYGDNPNAGAAGAYAYTPYRGQGYVASGPALGGYAYEGNAPYGYGAAGYAAGYAPGVYGTAAAYGGWPSAHHAYRRR, encoded by the exons ATGTTTCTAAAG CTGCACGTGCTGTTCGTCTGCGTCTTCGTTGAAGCCTACGCCCTTGAGCACCATCAGCTGAACCAGGCTGGATACGTGGATTTAGGCTTCGCAGGTTATGCTGCTGCACCGGCGCCGAACCGAAGATACGACGCCTATGCCTCT CCACCTCAGCCGTACAGCTTCGGCTACGACAATGTGGATGAGTACGGCAACCAGCAGTTCCGCAGCGAGCAAGGCGATTCCAACAACGCCAAGACTGGCTCCTACGGTTATCGAGACGCGAACGGTCTCTACCGCCGCGTGAACTACGTGGCCGACGCGAACGGCTTCCGGGCCACCGTGGACACCAACGAGCCGGGCACGGCACCTGGTGCCAGCGCGGACGCGGTCTTCAACGCTGCACCAGTCGTTCCTCCGGTCCCCTCAGGCGCTGCGCAGATTGCTGCACCCGCAGCCTTTGCTGCTAGGGCGGTAGCACCTTACAATGCGGGTGGCTACAGTGGGTACGGCAGATACGGCGACAACCCCAACGCAGGCGCTGCTGGAGCGTACGCTTACACCCCCTACAGAGGTCAGGGTTATGTGGCCAGTGGTCCAGCACTTGGCGGCTACGCGTACGAAGGCAATGCTCCCTACGGCTACGGTGCTGCCGGCTACGCAGCGGGTTATGCGCCGGGTGTCTATGGAACCGCAGCTGCTTACGGAGGTTGGCCTTCCGCTCACCATGCCTACCGTCGTCGTTAA